The Burkholderia pyrrocinia genome includes a window with the following:
- a CDS encoding tetratricopeptide repeat protein: MSFDEDFNSVVAQVRDAEAAGQFDRAADFFQILFEKHPHSDTALKSYMDALLRLGQANQAVEACDRAIAATPRSTVPWRDKALICFNHLNDRAAAVTSLKAGLAAFPTNAELHLMLADASFQMLDFDAARRHGLKAAEFGDLSIVLRARHRFLDDHEGAVHTARAILEQHPSDVGTLIQCGISLYLLGRLEESSGYLYRAAEHEPYRGDVIFPLANLLLLLGDTKAGWRRYEMLADLAPLAGGPNVLTAYHDRLWRGQPLKDKRILVISHLGLGDCLMYARYARDLKAAGAHVTLCVKPELMRLLRELDGVDELLSTWPVESWGSYDYWIFENLLPARLGASDGEVPTYRDGYIKLTDPDTANALASRHRASDRLRIGLCWDTSPNYFAGRSRSLAPEDLQPLAEIANVDWFVLQKHPLEPDFVARSGLSILNHSHEWDDFYDTAVFATSLDLTISICSAPVHLAGALGLPAWVMIGAPEWRWGAQGDAGPWYPHIRIFRQTAPGNWRSVTEAVRDALESERSILRGMG, translated from the coding sequence ATGTCGTTTGACGAGGATTTCAACAGCGTCGTTGCACAGGTGCGCGATGCGGAGGCTGCCGGACAGTTCGACCGGGCGGCTGATTTTTTCCAGATCCTCTTTGAAAAACATCCTCACAGCGATACCGCGCTGAAATCCTATATGGATGCGCTATTGCGTTTGGGCCAGGCGAACCAGGCTGTGGAGGCCTGTGATCGCGCCATAGCCGCGACACCGCGGTCCACCGTTCCGTGGCGCGACAAGGCTCTTATCTGCTTCAATCACCTGAACGATCGCGCCGCTGCCGTCACCAGTCTAAAAGCGGGATTGGCGGCATTTCCGACCAATGCCGAATTGCATCTCATGCTTGCCGATGCGAGTTTTCAGATGCTCGACTTTGATGCAGCTCGCCGGCACGGCTTGAAAGCGGCCGAATTCGGCGATTTGAGTATCGTGTTGAGGGCGCGCCATCGATTCCTCGACGATCATGAGGGGGCAGTACACACCGCTCGCGCCATCCTGGAACAGCACCCGTCAGATGTCGGCACGCTTATACAGTGCGGCATCTCGCTCTACCTCCTGGGGCGCCTTGAGGAAAGCTCGGGCTATCTGTACCGTGCCGCCGAACATGAACCCTATCGAGGCGATGTCATCTTTCCGCTGGCGAATCTGCTCTTGCTGCTGGGTGACACCAAAGCGGGCTGGCGCCGATACGAAATGCTCGCAGACCTCGCGCCGCTCGCCGGCGGCCCCAATGTATTGACCGCATATCACGACCGCTTGTGGCGCGGACAGCCTCTTAAAGACAAGCGTATTCTGGTGATCAGCCATCTCGGTCTCGGTGATTGCCTGATGTACGCACGTTACGCTCGAGACCTGAAAGCAGCGGGCGCCCATGTCACGTTGTGCGTCAAACCGGAGTTGATGCGGCTTTTGCGCGAACTCGACGGAGTCGACGAGCTGTTGAGCACTTGGCCTGTCGAAAGTTGGGGCAGCTACGACTACTGGATATTCGAAAACTTGCTGCCCGCAAGGTTGGGGGCGAGCGACGGAGAGGTGCCTACCTACCGGGACGGTTATATCAAGCTGACCGATCCGGATACCGCCAATGCACTGGCCAGCCGCCATCGAGCGTCCGATCGACTGAGAATCGGCCTATGCTGGGACACGTCGCCCAATTACTTTGCGGGGCGGTCACGCAGTCTTGCGCCTGAAGATCTCCAACCCTTGGCAGAGATTGCGAACGTCGACTGGTTCGTGCTTCAGAAACATCCTCTTGAGCCGGATTTCGTGGCACGTAGCGGACTGTCGATTTTGAATCACTCCCACGAATGGGACGATTTTTACGACACTGCCGTTTTTGCGACTTCCCTGGATCTGACTATCTCGATCTGCTCGGCGCCCGTGCACCTGGCCGGAGCACTGGGCCTTCCGGCATGGGTGATGATCGGTGCGCCAGAATGGCGCTGGGGCGCGCAAGGAGACGCTGGTCCGTGGTATCCGCATATTCGTATCTTTCGCCAGACGGCACCTGGTAATTGGCGGAGCGTTACCGAGGCTGTTCGTGACGCGTTGGAATCAGAGCGCAGTATCTTGCGCGGAATGGGTTGA
- a CDS encoding DUF2846 domain-containing protein, with translation MLSRKLIPLSVSLSILAGCASVPMGDPQHDAELKRFSAPQEKAAIYVYRNESMGAGVKMTVMLDGKTLGDTAAKTYLYSEVEPGRHQLVSKAENDSTLDVDTVAGKIYYVWQEVKMGIMYARNRLQLVDDTTGQDGVKESKLAVLKSEPIEPAK, from the coding sequence ATGCTGTCGAGAAAATTGATCCCGCTGAGCGTCTCACTGTCGATCCTGGCCGGCTGTGCCTCGGTGCCGATGGGCGATCCGCAACACGATGCCGAGCTGAAGAGGTTCAGCGCTCCGCAAGAGAAAGCAGCGATTTACGTATATCGGAACGAGAGCATGGGCGCGGGCGTCAAGATGACGGTCATGCTCGACGGGAAGACTTTGGGCGACACCGCCGCGAAGACCTACCTGTATAGCGAAGTCGAGCCCGGCCGCCATCAGTTGGTTTCAAAGGCTGAAAACGATTCGACGCTCGACGTCGATACGGTCGCCGGAAAGATCTACTACGTCTGGCAGGAGGTCAAGATGGGCATCATGTACGCTCGCAATAGGCTGCAACTCGTCGACGACACGACCGGTCAGGACGGAGTAAAGGAATCGAAGCTGGCTGTTCTCAAATCGGAGCCGATCGAGCCCGCAAAGTGA
- a CDS encoding c-type cytochrome: MRKPLACLLATSAVVSSAFGAGFGLGQPVDRAALAAWDIDVAPDGSGLPPGAGTVARGSHVFADKCAMCHGAGGEGGVGDPLVGGIGSLAGAKPKKTVGSYWPYATTLFDYIRRAMPYNAPQSLSADDVYAVTAYVLHLNGIVPDDARLDAHTLPRVKMPNRDGFVPDPRPGRL, from the coding sequence ATGCGTAAGCCGCTCGCCTGCCTGCTCGCCACGTCCGCGGTCGTGTCGAGCGCATTCGGCGCTGGCTTCGGCCTCGGGCAGCCGGTCGACCGCGCGGCGCTCGCCGCATGGGATATCGACGTCGCACCCGACGGCAGCGGCCTGCCGCCCGGTGCGGGCACGGTCGCGCGCGGCAGTCATGTGTTCGCGGACAAATGCGCGATGTGCCACGGCGCCGGCGGCGAAGGCGGCGTCGGCGATCCGCTGGTCGGCGGCATCGGCTCGCTCGCGGGTGCGAAGCCGAAAAAGACGGTCGGCAGCTATTGGCCCTACGCGACGACGCTGTTCGACTACATCCGCCGTGCGATGCCTTACAACGCGCCGCAATCGCTGAGCGCGGACGATGTCTATGCGGTCACGGCCTACGTCCTGCACCTGAACGGCATCGTGCCCGATGACGCGCGGCTCGACGCGCACACGCTGCCGCGCGTGAAGATGCCGAACCGCGACGGTTTCGTGCCCGATCCGAGGCCGGGCAGGCTATGA
- a CDS encoding ABC transporter substrate-binding protein, producing the protein MSSISAARRRLLLAGAAIVSVPLAARAAFAAPAINTDLAGTTLRVATYKGGWRALLQAAGLGDTPYRIEWRELNNGVLHIEALNADALDIGSGSEIPAVFAARQKANVRFISRAREDLNNQVTLARKDTPIRSIADLKGKRVGYVRATTSHYFLYRQLAEAGLSFDDIQPINLSPTDGLSAYDRGDIDAWAIYGYNGQLARNRYGARVLKTGKGYLSGNFPVYANPRALDDAHRRAATGDLLLRFRHAYAWANGHFRDYALVQNRETRVPVADLVAMFEQRSDDYALLPVTPDVVAQHQQVADVFARIGVLDGPAHVAPFWDTSFNSVVASV; encoded by the coding sequence ATGTCGTCAATTTCGGCGGCACGCCGCCGCCTGCTGCTCGCCGGTGCCGCGATCGTGTCGGTCCCGCTGGCCGCAAGGGCCGCGTTCGCCGCGCCGGCCATCAACACTGATCTCGCGGGCACGACGTTGCGCGTCGCGACCTACAAGGGCGGCTGGCGCGCGTTGCTGCAGGCGGCCGGCCTTGGCGACACGCCGTACCGGATCGAATGGCGCGAGCTGAACAACGGCGTGCTGCACATCGAGGCGCTCAATGCGGATGCGCTCGATATCGGTTCGGGCAGCGAAATTCCGGCGGTGTTCGCCGCGCGACAGAAGGCCAATGTGCGGTTCATCTCCCGCGCACGCGAAGACCTGAACAACCAGGTCACGCTCGCGCGCAAGGACACGCCGATCCGCAGCATTGCGGACCTGAAGGGCAAGCGCGTCGGCTACGTGCGCGCGACGACGTCGCACTATTTCCTGTATCGCCAGCTTGCCGAGGCCGGCTTGAGCTTCGACGACATCCAGCCGATCAACCTGTCGCCGACCGACGGGTTGTCCGCTTACGATCGCGGCGACATCGACGCGTGGGCGATCTACGGCTACAACGGCCAGCTTGCGCGCAATCGCTACGGCGCGCGCGTGCTGAAGACGGGGAAGGGTTATCTGTCGGGCAATTTTCCGGTCTACGCGAACCCCCGCGCGCTCGACGATGCGCACCGTCGTGCCGCGACGGGCGATCTGCTGCTGCGGTTCCGGCACGCGTATGCGTGGGCGAACGGGCATTTCCGCGACTATGCGCTCGTGCAGAACCGCGAGACGCGTGTGCCGGTTGCCGATCTCGTCGCGATGTTCGAGCAGCGCAGCGACGACTATGCGCTGCTGCCGGTGACGCCCGACGTGGTGGCGCAGCATCAGCAGGTCGCGGATGTGTTCGCGCGTATCGGCGTGCTGGACGGGCCGGCGCATGTCGCGCCGTTCTGGGATACGTCGTTTAATTCGGTGGTTGCGTCGGTTTGA
- a CDS encoding DUF3088 domain-containing protein → MSRDVLFLLEPGFADPKHPGQRFVCPHGLSIEGLLASAPDRAGRIDVQRIGFERPRHAVIDALDDAHQGLPVLVLGRDQPAPDDAQTLGDVRFVTDARRILELLAERHGFPVLH, encoded by the coding sequence ATGAGTCGCGATGTGCTGTTTTTGCTGGAACCGGGCTTTGCCGATCCGAAGCATCCGGGCCAACGCTTCGTCTGTCCGCACGGACTGTCGATCGAAGGGCTGCTGGCGAGCGCGCCCGACCGCGCCGGTCGCATCGACGTGCAGCGCATCGGTTTCGAGCGGCCGCGGCACGCCGTGATCGATGCGCTGGACGACGCGCACCAGGGCCTGCCGGTGCTCGTGCTCGGTCGCGACCAGCCGGCGCCGGACGATGCGCAGACACTCGGCGACGTGCGATTCGTCACCGACGCGCGCCGCATCCTCGAACTGCTGGCTGAGCGCCACGGGTTTCCGGTACTTCATTGA
- the soxC gene encoding sulfite dehydrogenase produces MTDSRFPSRPPRTGRRAALRQLAGGWAAALLPAGGALASQPLSPLDVPPWTRAPGAPLLSPPYGVPGPHERDVIRRGARTPALPGSGSSMTPLADLFGDLTPNGLVYERHHAGVPDIDAERHRVVVHGLVREPRVFTIDDLLHFPSESRIHFLECSGNTGSEWNGPSGLPIQFTHGLLSCCEWTGVRLSTLLDETGIDPSARWLLAEGADGAAMTRSLPLDRILERALVVYAQNGERLRPENGYPVRLIVPGFEGNTNIKWLRRLKLVRAPEMTREETSKYTNLLPDGCARQFVFEMDAKSVITRPSAGHRLAAHGYHPIGGYAWSGRGRIRAVDVSTDGGRTWRPARLAGDVRDRALTRFEADWIWNGEPADLQSRATDDTGYVQPTRAALVAARGLNSQYHYNGIQNWRVGADGEVRNA; encoded by the coding sequence ATGACCGACTCCCGTTTCCCTTCCCGCCCGCCGCGCACCGGCCGGCGCGCGGCGCTGCGCCAGCTCGCCGGCGGATGGGCTGCCGCGCTGCTGCCTGCCGGCGGCGCGCTCGCGAGCCAGCCGCTCTCGCCGCTCGATGTACCGCCGTGGACGCGCGCGCCGGGCGCGCCGCTGCTGTCGCCGCCGTACGGCGTGCCGGGCCCGCACGAACGCGACGTCATCCGCCGCGGCGCCCGCACGCCTGCGCTGCCCGGCTCCGGCTCGTCGATGACGCCGCTCGCCGACCTGTTCGGCGACCTCACGCCGAACGGCCTCGTGTACGAGCGTCATCACGCCGGGGTGCCCGACATCGACGCGGAGCGCCATCGCGTCGTCGTGCACGGCCTCGTGCGCGAGCCGCGCGTGTTCACGATCGACGACCTGCTGCACTTCCCGTCCGAATCGCGAATCCACTTCCTCGAATGCTCGGGCAACACCGGCAGCGAATGGAACGGCCCGAGCGGGCTGCCCATCCAGTTCACGCACGGGCTGCTGTCGTGCTGCGAATGGACCGGCGTCAGGCTGTCGACGCTGCTCGACGAAACCGGCATCGACCCGTCCGCGCGCTGGCTGCTCGCCGAAGGCGCCGATGGCGCGGCGATGACGCGCAGCCTGCCGCTCGACCGGATCCTCGAGCGCGCGCTCGTCGTCTATGCGCAGAACGGCGAACGGCTGCGTCCCGAGAACGGCTACCCGGTGCGGCTGATCGTGCCGGGTTTCGAGGGCAACACGAACATCAAGTGGCTGCGGCGGCTGAAACTGGTTCGCGCGCCGGAGATGACGCGCGAGGAAACGTCGAAATACACGAACCTGCTGCCCGACGGCTGTGCGCGCCAGTTCGTATTCGAGATGGACGCGAAATCAGTCATCACGCGGCCGTCGGCCGGCCACCGTCTCGCCGCGCACGGTTATCACCCGATCGGCGGCTACGCATGGTCGGGCCGCGGCCGGATTCGCGCGGTCGACGTATCGACCGACGGCGGCCGCACCTGGCGGCCCGCGCGGCTCGCGGGCGACGTGCGCGATCGTGCTTTGACGCGCTTCGAGGCCGACTGGATCTGGAATGGCGAGCCGGCCGACCTGCAAAGCCGCGCGACCGACGACACGGGCTACGTGCAGCCGACCCGCGCCGCGCTCGTCGCCGCGCGCGGGCTCAATTCACAGTACCACTACAACGGCATCCAGAACTGGCGTGTGGGCGCGGACGGCGAGGTGCGCAATGCGTAA
- a CDS encoding porin, with translation MIKKSVVLGLVSIGSVSAQAQSSVTLYGVVDAGIAYTNNQGGGSNIQQTSGKLSGSRWGLKGAEDLGGGLQAVFTLESGFRPSDGGLGQGGRLFGRSAYVGLAKKGLGTLTFGRQYEPITDLVAQYSGSGFWSPATHVGDNDNLNQSFRLNNAVKFRSDTIAGFTADLLYAFSNQANGGAGTGFSNNNAWGVSANYVNGPLSVGGGYVRLNHPNATSNTSGAVGGATSTTGNDYSGAFFYGLNGGVLKQQIGAVGANYALGRATLGFAWSHTQLDYVDGSSRKFNNYDANARYQITPAATLIGVYTFTDGRASGLPGTGGQTLKPRWHQFTLGFDYALSKRTDIYLSGIYQLAAGDPSTATSGGYRKIAAISNIGSASSTNRQVALVSGLRVKF, from the coding sequence ATGATCAAAAAATCGGTAGTCCTGGGTTTGGTTTCGATCGGTTCGGTCAGCGCGCAAGCGCAGAGTTCGGTCACGTTGTACGGCGTCGTCGATGCCGGTATCGCCTATACGAACAATCAGGGCGGCGGGAGCAACATCCAGCAGACGAGCGGCAAGCTGAGCGGCAGCCGCTGGGGCCTGAAAGGCGCGGAGGATCTCGGCGGCGGCCTGCAGGCGGTCTTCACGCTCGAGAGCGGGTTCCGGCCAAGCGATGGCGGGCTCGGCCAGGGCGGCCGCCTGTTCGGCCGCTCCGCGTACGTGGGCCTGGCCAAGAAGGGCCTCGGGACGCTGACGTTCGGCCGCCAGTACGAGCCGATCACCGATCTCGTCGCGCAATACTCGGGGTCCGGCTTCTGGTCGCCGGCCACGCACGTCGGCGACAACGACAACCTGAACCAGAGCTTCCGGCTGAACAACGCGGTGAAGTTCCGCAGCGACACGATCGCCGGCTTCACGGCCGACCTGCTCTATGCGTTCAGCAACCAGGCGAACGGCGGCGCGGGCACCGGCTTCTCGAACAACAACGCATGGGGCGTGTCGGCGAACTACGTGAACGGCCCGCTGTCGGTCGGCGGCGGTTACGTACGGCTCAATCATCCGAATGCGACGTCGAACACGAGCGGCGCGGTGGGCGGCGCGACCTCGACCACCGGCAACGACTACAGCGGCGCGTTCTTCTACGGGCTGAACGGCGGCGTGCTCAAGCAGCAGATCGGCGCCGTGGGCGCGAACTACGCGCTCGGCCGCGCGACGCTCGGCTTCGCATGGAGCCACACGCAGCTCGACTATGTCGACGGCTCGTCGCGCAAGTTCAACAACTACGACGCGAACGCGCGTTACCAGATCACGCCGGCGGCCACGCTGATCGGCGTCTATACGTTCACCGACGGGCGCGCGAGCGGCCTGCCGGGCACCGGCGGCCAGACGCTGAAGCCGCGCTGGCACCAGTTCACGCTCGGGTTCGACTACGCGTTGTCGAAGCGCACCGATATCTACCTGTCCGGCATCTACCAGCTCGCGGCCGGCGATCCGAGCACGGCGACATCGGGCGGCTATCGCAAGATCGCGGCGATCTCGAACATCGGCAGCGCGTCGTCGACGAACCGTCAGGTCGCGCTCGTCAGCGGGCTGCGCGTGAAGTTCTGA
- a CDS encoding LLM class flavin-dependent oxidoreductase, which translates to MSATSLAAPVAPSPFVDVRSPADFPDSPVSRALAQPLMLGLFLPIQAGGWSASTLPRSTDWTFDYNADLVARAEALGFDLVFALSQWLPKGGYGGVFDGQALDSFMTLAALTARTERIILVATSHVLYGPWHPLHFAKFTATLDHISRGRWGINVVTGHRAIEHEMFGWNRIEHDRRYEMAAEFLDAVQQLWAQPDNFSYAPALSSWRLGGAFVTPKPHYGRPLLINATGSDAGIDFAARYSDIVFVTSPAGPDVDLALDALPAHTARVKAAAAARGRTIRTLLNPLVICRETSAEARAYRDAIVAHADEGSFHRFDSDAHAWRGGFEQRSQAAARAIGGNISITGSPDEVADTIVRLHRAGIDGIQLSFYDFKPDLDFFGERVLPLLRDAGLRR; encoded by the coding sequence ATGAGCGCCACTTCCCTCGCCGCCCCGGTCGCGCCGTCGCCGTTCGTCGACGTCCGCTCGCCGGCGGATTTCCCCGACAGCCCCGTGTCGCGCGCGCTCGCGCAGCCGCTGATGCTCGGGCTGTTCCTGCCGATCCAGGCCGGCGGATGGAGCGCGTCGACACTGCCGCGCTCGACCGACTGGACGTTCGACTACAACGCCGACCTGGTCGCGCGCGCCGAAGCGCTCGGTTTCGATCTCGTGTTCGCGCTGTCGCAGTGGCTGCCGAAGGGCGGCTACGGCGGTGTGTTCGACGGCCAGGCGCTCGACTCGTTCATGACGCTGGCCGCGTTGACCGCGCGCACCGAGCGAATCATCCTCGTCGCGACGAGCCATGTGCTCTACGGGCCATGGCATCCGCTGCATTTCGCGAAATTCACCGCGACGCTCGATCACATCTCGCGCGGGCGCTGGGGCATCAACGTCGTCACCGGCCACCGCGCGATCGAGCACGAGATGTTCGGCTGGAACCGGATCGAACACGACCGGCGCTACGAGATGGCCGCCGAATTCCTCGATGCGGTCCAGCAGTTGTGGGCGCAACCGGATAACTTCAGCTACGCGCCCGCGCTGTCGAGCTGGCGCCTGGGCGGCGCATTCGTGACGCCGAAGCCGCACTACGGCCGCCCGCTGCTGATCAATGCGACCGGCTCCGACGCGGGCATCGATTTCGCGGCGCGCTATTCGGACATCGTGTTCGTCACGAGCCCGGCCGGCCCCGACGTCGACCTCGCGCTCGACGCACTGCCCGCACATACCGCACGCGTGAAGGCGGCCGCCGCGGCACGCGGCCGGACGATCCGAACGCTGCTCAATCCGCTCGTGATCTGCCGTGAGACCAGCGCAGAAGCGCGTGCCTACCGCGACGCGATCGTCGCACACGCGGACGAAGGCAGCTTCCACCGCTTCGACAGCGACGCCCATGCGTGGCGCGGCGGCTTCGAGCAGCGTTCGCAGGCCGCAGCGCGCGCGATCGGCGGCAATATCTCGATCACGGGCTCGCCAGACGAAGTCGCCGACACCATCGTGCGACTGCACCGCGCGGGTATCGACGGCATCCAGTTGAGCTTCTACGATTTCAAGCCCGACCTCGACTTCTTCGGCGAGCGCGTACTGCCGCTGCTGCGCGACGCCGGCTTGCGGCGCTGA
- a CDS encoding glycosyltransferase family 9 protein has protein sequence MRHALTLDHDRVPTTFNLSLVLLAMGQYEEGWRLYEARYRPSSYWGDDAPHHVLPKLPAPLWQGESLDGKSLVVWPEQGLGDVVQFARYLPLLKRRGLSMLTVVCPAALTNLIATVDGVDRCVGLDDASALPTHDYACPIMSLPLRCGTTIDTIPATVPYLRVPAPLVERWRSSVPAGGFKVGLVWAGDPRPDQAQAHATDRRRSLSASAYLPLLQIPGVSFVSLQKGETTRRQIDTIPSSIRPVDPMEHVRDFADTAAIISHLDLVITVDTSVAHVAGALNKPVWILSRFDGCWRWFADRDDSPWYPGARLFRQSEPGQWADVVERVVSALEHHRVESTSLPISAAQQEESDHFGLPTSYFE, from the coding sequence TTGAGGCACGCGCTAACGCTCGATCACGATCGCGTGCCGACCACGTTCAACCTGAGCCTGGTGCTGCTGGCGATGGGGCAGTACGAAGAAGGATGGCGGCTCTACGAAGCGCGCTATCGGCCGTCGTCGTACTGGGGCGACGATGCGCCACATCACGTTTTACCGAAGCTGCCGGCGCCGCTCTGGCAGGGCGAGTCGCTCGACGGAAAATCGCTTGTCGTGTGGCCCGAGCAGGGGCTTGGCGATGTCGTGCAATTCGCGCGCTATTTGCCGCTGCTCAAGCGGAGAGGATTGTCGATGCTGACGGTGGTGTGTCCGGCTGCGTTGACGAACCTGATCGCGACGGTCGACGGCGTGGATCGTTGTGTCGGGCTTGACGACGCGTCGGCGCTTCCGACGCACGATTACGCATGCCCGATCATGAGTCTTCCGTTGCGTTGCGGGACGACGATCGACACGATACCTGCGACGGTTCCCTATCTGCGCGTGCCCGCGCCGCTCGTCGAGCGCTGGCGGAGCAGCGTTCCGGCAGGCGGCTTCAAGGTCGGGCTGGTCTGGGCGGGCGATCCGCGGCCCGATCAGGCGCAGGCACACGCGACGGACCGCCGGCGCTCGCTTTCGGCGAGTGCGTATCTGCCCCTGCTGCAAATTCCGGGCGTGAGTTTCGTGAGCTTGCAGAAGGGCGAAACGACACGCCGGCAGATCGACACGATTCCGTCGTCAATCCGTCCTGTCGATCCGATGGAACATGTGCGCGACTTCGCGGACACGGCGGCGATCATCTCCCATCTGGATCTCGTGATTACGGTCGATACGTCGGTTGCACATGTGGCAGGCGCATTGAACAAGCCGGTATGGATCCTGTCGCGCTTCGACGGCTGCTGGCGCTGGTTCGCGGATCGGGACGATTCGCCGTGGTATCCGGGAGCACGGTTGTTTCGACAATCGGAACCGGGGCAGTGGGCCGATGTGGTCGAGCGGGTTGTGTCTGCGCTCGAGCACCATCGTGTCGAATCGACTTCATTGCCGATATCCGCGGCGCAACAGGAAGAATCGGATCACTTTGGGTTGCCGACGTCGTATTTCGAGTGA